A stretch of the Meles meles chromosome 19, mMelMel3.1 paternal haplotype, whole genome shotgun sequence genome encodes the following:
- the LOC123930700 gene encoding tyrosine-protein phosphatase non-receptor type substrate 1-like, which yields MATQPELPSRVPKSWQGWALCVWLLFAASGASEVSQPSLFQPQSSVLSGQGNPQIWCVLLGSPAGAHVVSWYQQLVGRGPTFLLSHQEGTPPTYGLGVNPRFLAELDTAKNAALLTVGNASPADEGTYCCALWFSGRYVFGEGTRLLYQARMEAPAFQPPELSLFIPASGPPFHILCVALGHNPGPLRVSWVLKGQYQEDEDTTGGAGEPVVSWLQLPREMAGISVTCRGLHQTGVSEVVLPLPCGQGCRRLELKNGNETHEKSGHTYLELEQTLTAGAYCYLGLQGAALIYGLISAALWRNRGHWAHPTKPLTRQGQGAALSSRVQVGRRCPPVRAAERKGPSPSGSHVLQGAACVLDPPSLLQPASF from the exons ATGGCAACCCAACCAGAGCTCCCGAGCAGGGTCCCCAAGTCCTGGCAGGGCTGGGCCCTGTGTGTCTGGCTACTGTTCGCTGCCTCCG gTGCCTCAGAGGTCTCCCAGCCCTCTCTGTTCCAGCCTCAGTCTTCTGTGCTGAGTGGACAAGGCAATCCACAGATCTGGTGTGTGCTGCTGGGCAGCCCTGCCGGCGCTCATGTCGTGTCTTGGTACCAGCagctggtggggaggggtccCACCTTCCTGCTAAGTCATCAAGAAGGGACTCCCCCAACCTATGGTTTGGGTGTGAATCCTCGCTTCCTGGCGGAGCTGGACACAGCCAAGAATGCCGCACTCCTTACCGTGGGCAATGCCAGTCCTGCCGACGAGGGTACTTACTGCTGTGCCCTGTGGTTTTCAGGCcggtatgtctttggagaaggtACCCGTCTGCTCTATCAGG CTAGGATGGAAGCCCCAGCTTTCCAGCCACCTGAGCTGAGCCTGTTCATCCCAGCCTCTGGCCCTCCTTTCCATATACTTTGTGTGGCCCTAGGACACAACCCTGGCCCTCTCAGGGTCTCCTGGGTCCTGAAAGGCCAATACCAGGAGGATGAGGACACCACCGGAGGAGCTGGGGAGCCCGTGGTCAGCTGGCTGCAGCTGCCTCGGGAGATGGCAGGAATTTCTGTGACTTGCCGAGGCTTGCACCAGACTGGAGTCTCAGAAGTTGTGCTGCCCCTGCCCTGTGGCCAAG GCTGCAGAAGGCTGGAACTGAAGAATGGGAATGAGACTCACGAGAAGAGCGGACACACTTATCTAG AGCTGGAACAGACCCTCACTGCCGGGGCCTACTGCTACCTGGGACTGCAGGGTGCAGCTCTGATCTATGGCCTGATCTCGGCTGCCCTCTGGAGGAATCGTGGCCATTGGGCCCACCCTACGAAGCCACTCACCCGACAGGGTCAAGGAGCAGCCCTCAGTTCCAGGGTGCAGGTGGGCAGAAGGTGCCCTCCTGTCAGGGCTGCGGAGCGCAAGGGGCCAAGTCCCAGTGGGTCCCACGTCCTCCAAGGGGCTGCCTGTGTACTGGACCCTCCCTCCTTACTCCAGCCGGCTTCCTTCTAG